Proteins encoded by one window of Pseudanabaena sp. BC1403:
- the pdxA gene encoding 4-hydroxythreonine-4-phosphate dehydrogenase PdxA: protein MNILQNPHTSSRLKSQSNSRARIALTIGDPAGIGTEIILKSLADRTLLALDAEFTVFGDHRYLKDTYDLLRNHGNLLITDPDRLEIADICTNEAISLGIGNRASGSASFAYLDAAIAATLAGDFDAIVTAPIAKSAWKQAGHDYAGQTELLAERSQVDDFGMLFVGKSPHTDWVLRTLLATVHIPLSEVTTQLTPELIEQKLELLRRSLLQDFGITNPRIAISGINPHSGEQGQLGHEERDWLQPLIDSYRQQHPNVQLTNPIPPDTMWINPARAWSDRDRVSLGHDAYLAMYHDQGLIPVKLLAFDRAVNTTIGLPFVRTSPDHGTAFDIAGKGIADPASTIEAIALAVELTKIRRESP, encoded by the coding sequence ATGAATATTCTGCAAAATCCCCACACAAGCTCCAGATTAAAATCTCAATCTAATTCTAGAGCGCGAATAGCTCTCACTATAGGCGATCCCGCAGGAATTGGGACAGAAATCATTTTGAAATCTCTTGCCGATCGCACTTTACTAGCTCTAGATGCTGAGTTTACGGTGTTTGGCGATCATCGGTATCTCAAAGACACCTATGATTTGTTAAGAAATCATGGCAACCTACTAATTACCGATCCCGATCGCCTAGAGATTGCTGATATCTGCACCAATGAGGCGATTTCATTGGGAATTGGCAATAGGGCTAGTGGATCAGCAAGTTTTGCTTATCTAGATGCCGCGATCGCCGCAACTCTGGCAGGAGATTTTGACGCGATCGTCACCGCCCCGATCGCAAAGTCAGCTTGGAAACAAGCGGGGCATGACTATGCTGGACAAACTGAGTTGCTAGCCGAGCGTAGCCAAGTCGATGATTTTGGCATGTTGTTTGTGGGCAAATCTCCTCATACAGACTGGGTATTAAGGACTTTGCTAGCGACGGTGCATATTCCTTTGAGCGAAGTGACAACGCAACTTACGCCAGAGTTAATTGAGCAAAAATTAGAGTTGTTACGCCGATCGCTGTTACAAGATTTTGGTATCACGAATCCACGTATTGCTATATCAGGAATCAATCCCCATAGCGGTGAACAGGGGCAACTGGGACATGAGGAGCGCGACTGGTTACAGCCTTTAATTGATAGTTATCGTCAACAGCATCCTAATGTGCAACTCACTAATCCAATTCCGCCCGACACCATGTGGATCAATCCAGCGAGAGCTTGGAGCGATCGCGATCGGGTTTCACTTGGTCATGATGCCTATCTCGCCATGTATCACGATCAAGGTCTAATTCCCGTAAAGCTTTTAGCTTTTGATCGGGCTGTGAATACGACGATTGGTTTACCCTTCGTGAGGACATCACCCGATCACGGTACTGCCTTTGATATTGCAGGCAAAGGTATAGCTGATCCTGCTAGTACGATCGAAGCGATCGCTTTAGCTGTAGAACTCACAAAAATACGTAGGGAATCGCCGTAA
- a CDS encoding sigma-70 family RNA polymerase sigma factor has translation MTTATFAVNSNISDHYGNTYTHKVREFSAEDKTTTLELLKQYRKAPSTYLRDRLVRLNIGLVKKEVHFWADRNSELYDDLLQVGALGLIGAVDRFELNRGYAFSSFAVRYIRGEIQHYLRDKSSSVRIPRRWMDLQQQSVRVMQKLRNTLQREPSVQEVANALGVTLIEWQEAKLACQNRAPLSLDAPIRSEEEDAASIGDLVADPKSNMQLQQDEKFRLQQALAVLEQRTREIVEFVFIEDLPQREVAKMLGVSAVTISRQLKKGLSTLRCVLEAEAC, from the coding sequence ATGACCACCGCAACATTCGCCGTTAACTCCAATATTTCTGATCACTATGGCAACACCTATACTCACAAAGTCCGTGAGTTTTCGGCTGAAGATAAAACCACAACCCTCGAACTACTCAAGCAATATCGCAAAGCACCATCAACATATCTACGCGATCGCCTTGTGCGTTTAAATATCGGTCTTGTCAAAAAAGAAGTACATTTTTGGGCAGATCGTAACTCTGAGCTATACGATGATTTATTGCAAGTGGGGGCACTTGGTCTAATCGGAGCCGTTGATCGCTTTGAGCTAAATCGTGGTTATGCATTTAGTTCTTTCGCTGTCCGCTACATTCGCGGTGAGATTCAACATTATTTACGTGATAAAAGTTCGTCAGTCCGCATCCCTCGCCGCTGGATGGATTTGCAACAGCAATCAGTGCGGGTGATGCAAAAGTTACGTAATACTTTGCAAAGAGAGCCTTCGGTGCAGGAAGTTGCGAATGCCCTCGGAGTGACACTTATCGAATGGCAAGAAGCGAAACTCGCCTGTCAAAATCGCGCTCCCTTAAGTCTTGATGCACCTATTCGTTCTGAAGAAGAAGATGCTGCTTCCATTGGAGATTTAGTTGCTGATCCTAAAAGCAATATGCAATTACAGCAAGATGAGAAGTTCCGTCTACAACAGGCTTTAGCAGTTCTAGAACAACGCACTAGAGAAATCGTGGAGTTTGTGTTTATTGAAGATCTACCTCAAAGAGAAGTCGCTAAAATGCTAGGGGTGAGCGCAGTGACAATTTCTCGTCAACTCAAAAAAGGTTTGTCAACTTTACGTTGTGTATTAGAAGCTGAAGCTTGCTAA
- a CDS encoding two-component regulator propeller domain-containing protein gives MLTKHKISGAIAKTFSKIFPKVLLAITVNVASLCAVSYGVVNNAEAIEPDSHNLVIPENIRLARNPSLSLDGRISSTLVDEQGRLWIGTWQGLMQIDQRSGKAIASISLPNSTITALLEDRRGYFWVGTTSGLYQIDPDSGKIENIAIQLSSSRILSLAMDRAGFIWVGTDQGITRISPYNAETYARLPDIPGTAANVMQIDNAGNIWVGTLNGLFKLNPGTAKITAKIPYVSGQIVQAIAVDPSGKIWAGTPRNVIEINPNTNQAIARINSVTGRDIVALASSKNGELWIGMRDGLVLANTYNGAITSSIYNLPSSSVINLLVHNQQIWVGTEDGLGKINSNLKNSEIPSATATVIYKMPSN, from the coding sequence ATGTTGACAAAACACAAGATATCTGGGGCGATCGCGAAAACTTTCTCTAAAATTTTTCCAAAAGTACTATTGGCAATAACGGTTAACGTAGCTAGTCTATGCGCTGTGAGCTATGGAGTCGTTAATAACGCAGAGGCGATTGAGCCTGACAGCCACAACCTAGTAATACCTGAAAATATTCGTCTTGCCCGTAATCCATCATTAAGTCTAGATGGTCGAATTAGTTCAACCCTCGTAGATGAACAGGGCCGACTTTGGATCGGAACTTGGCAAGGTTTAATGCAAATCGATCAAAGGTCTGGAAAAGCGATCGCCTCCATATCTTTACCAAATTCTACTATCACCGCCTTATTAGAAGATCGTCGTGGTTACTTCTGGGTCGGCACAACTTCAGGCTTGTACCAAATCGATCCTGACTCAGGCAAAATCGAAAATATTGCGATCCAACTATCTTCTAGTCGGATACTAAGCTTAGCCATGGATCGGGCTGGCTTTATCTGGGTTGGCACTGATCAAGGTATTACTCGCATCAGTCCCTACAATGCTGAGACCTATGCCAGACTTCCCGATATTCCTGGGACAGCCGCAAATGTGATGCAGATTGATAATGCTGGCAATATTTGGGTTGGCACATTAAATGGCTTGTTTAAACTTAATCCTGGAACCGCCAAAATCACCGCAAAGATTCCCTATGTATCAGGGCAAATTGTCCAAGCGATCGCCGTGGATCCGTCGGGAAAGATTTGGGCAGGTACGCCACGTAATGTGATTGAAATTAATCCGAATACTAATCAAGCGATCGCACGGATTAATTCTGTAACTGGACGAGATATTGTGGCTTTGGCAAGTAGTAAAAATGGTGAATTGTGGATAGGCATGAGAGACGGTTTAGTGCTTGCTAACACCTACAATGGCGCAATTACTTCGTCGATCTATAATTTGCCCAGCAGTTCAGTCATTAATTTACTTGTTCACAATCAACAGATCTGGGTTGGTACTGAGGATGGATTAGGAAAGATCAACAGTAATCTTAAAAATTCAGAAATACCATCAGCGACTGCTACAGTCATCTACAAAATGCCTAGCAATTAG
- the dnaA gene encoding chromosomal replication initiator protein DnaA — translation MSVDISLETLWNQVLELLESQLSRPTYEGWIKTVVADELTADRLTIRTPSIFAKNWLHKYYVQNITDAVTEILGYPVEIHIEAAPSSEPPTGQPELNLNLDGVEISQDGMLETAIAAEAVQAMSAAIPNTLNTPIIPQSETHSNTPRPSNLNSKYNFNRFVVGSTNRMAHAAALAVSESPGREFNPLFLCGGVGLGKTHLMQAIAHYRLEIEPKARIAYVSTEQFTNDLISAIRKDSMQRFRELYREIDMLIVDDIQFIEGKEYTQEEFFHTFNTLYETGKQIVIASDRPPAQIPRLQERLCSRFSMGLIADIQVPDLETRMAILQKKAEYDHLKIPPDVLHYIAASYTSNIRELEGALVRTVAYISISGLPMTVENVAPVLNPPKEPVEVSAEMVLSVVTEMLNIDLADLLGNSRRREISQARQYVMYLMRQHTNLSLPKIGEAVGGKDHTTVMYSCEKVAQLQSTDGDIAQLLRQLSDRIYLVAQTKN, via the coding sequence ATGTCTGTTGATATTTCCTTAGAAACCCTCTGGAATCAAGTTCTCGAACTGCTTGAAAGCCAACTTAGCCGTCCTACTTACGAAGGGTGGATTAAAACAGTTGTGGCTGATGAGCTTACGGCTGATCGCTTGACTATTCGCACGCCCTCAATTTTCGCTAAAAATTGGCTGCATAAATATTATGTTCAAAATATTACAGATGCTGTAACAGAGATCCTCGGTTATCCCGTGGAAATTCATATTGAGGCGGCTCCAAGTAGTGAACCTCCCACTGGTCAACCAGAACTAAATCTCAATCTCGACGGTGTTGAAATTAGTCAAGATGGGATGCTAGAAACAGCGATCGCGGCGGAAGCAGTCCAAGCCATGTCAGCGGCAATTCCAAATACGCTTAATACTCCCATCATCCCCCAGTCCGAAACCCACAGCAATACACCCCGTCCTAGTAATCTCAATTCTAAGTATAATTTCAATCGTTTTGTAGTTGGCTCTACCAATCGCATGGCACATGCGGCAGCGCTGGCGGTGTCCGAGTCCCCTGGGCGCGAGTTTAACCCTTTATTTTTATGTGGCGGTGTGGGTCTAGGCAAGACGCACCTGATGCAAGCGATCGCCCATTATCGTCTGGAAATCGAACCGAAAGCTAGAATTGCCTATGTATCGACGGAGCAATTCACTAACGATCTGATTTCGGCAATTCGTAAAGATAGTATGCAGAGATTTCGGGAGCTATATCGCGAGATCGATATGCTGATTGTTGATGATATTCAATTTATCGAGGGTAAGGAATACACTCAAGAAGAATTTTTTCACACCTTTAATACACTCTACGAAACTGGTAAACAAATCGTCATAGCAAGCGATCGCCCACCTGCTCAGATTCCGCGTTTACAAGAGCGACTTTGTTCACGGTTCTCCATGGGATTAATTGCGGATATCCAAGTTCCCGATCTAGAGACGCGCATGGCAATCTTGCAAAAGAAAGCGGAATACGATCATCTCAAAATCCCTCCTGATGTCCTCCATTACATCGCTGCGAGTTACACTTCTAACATTCGTGAATTGGAAGGAGCGTTAGTGCGTACTGTTGCCTATATTTCCATCTCAGGACTACCGATGACGGTAGAAAATGTTGCACCTGTTCTCAATCCTCCTAAAGAGCCTGTAGAAGTATCTGCGGAGATGGTTTTGAGTGTAGTTACAGAAATGCTGAATATTGATTTAGCGGATCTATTAGGAAATTCTCGGCGCAGAGAAATTAGCCAAGCTCGTCAGTATGTGATGTATCTCATGCGTCAACATACTAATCTCAGTTTGCCAAAAATTGGTGAGGCTGTTGGCGGTAAAGATCATACGACGGTGATGTATAGCTGCGAAAAAGTTGCTCAACTACAATCAACTGATGGTGATATCGCCCAGTTGTTGAGGCAGTTAAGCGATCGCATCTATCTCGTCGCTCAAACTAAAAACTAA
- the rplI gene encoding 50S ribosomal protein L9 has translation MAKSNLQVMLTKNVTKLGKLGDLVSVAPGYAQNFLIPQGMAIRATTGVVREVERRKEVERQRLIAIRQEAESRKTALSTIGGFIIKKKVGEGNAIFGTVTDREVAQLITAKSMLEIDHRDITIPEINQTGTFDVSIKLHAEVTATIKIQVIAE, from the coding sequence ATGGCAAAGAGTAATTTGCAGGTCATGCTGACCAAAAATGTTACAAAATTAGGTAAACTCGGCGACTTAGTATCTGTAGCGCCAGGTTATGCCCAAAATTTCCTCATACCTCAAGGTATGGCTATTCGTGCCACCACAGGTGTTGTTAGAGAAGTTGAAAGACGCAAAGAAGTTGAGCGTCAACGTTTGATCGCGATTCGCCAAGAAGCAGAAAGCCGTAAGACTGCACTCTCGACCATTGGCGGCTTTATTATCAAGAAAAAAGTTGGCGAAGGTAATGCAATTTTCGGTACTGTTACCGATCGCGAAGTTGCTCAGTTGATTACAGCGAAGTCGATGTTAGAAATCGATCACCGCGACATTACGATTCCTGAAATTAATCAAACAGGTACTTTTGATGTTTCGATCAAGCTTCATGCTGAAGTCACTGCAACCATCAAAATCCAAGTTATTGCTGAATAA
- a CDS encoding phosphoglucomutase/phosphomannomutase family protein, producing MHGKFTLHPPIRFGTDGWRGIIADDFTFDRLAAVAPIAAHILRETFGESGSNTIIVGYDRRFMSDAFAKRTAEAIAAIGFDVLLAEEFAPTPAFSWAAYDRKALGALVITASHNPANYSGLKIKGAFGGSVSPDVTAKVEEILERGDFVYENPKKGKIETFDAWTSYCQALRSKVNIEAIKEAIAMGKLTIFADVMHGTAAGGLAKVLELPSTTQASLIEINSDTDPLFGGGAPEPLPRYIAELFRQVKTYHHDHPEKTLVGFVFDGDADRIAAVDSEGNFLSSQILIPILLEHLAKYRGFKGELIKTISGSDLMPKVAALFDLTVYETPVGYKYIAERMLSGIPCLLGGEESGGIGYGNHIPERDALLSALYVLEAIAQSDKDLSVLYSDLQKQTNFVSHYDRIDKKLSGMAAREKLVSTLQQFSLTEIAGRKVIDAKSPDGFKFRLDDGSWLLIRFSGTEPLLRLYCEASTPELVHKTLNWISNWAEQFN from the coding sequence ATGCACGGCAAATTCACATTGCATCCCCCCATACGCTTTGGGACTGACGGCTGGAGAGGCATCATTGCCGATGACTTTACATTTGATCGCTTAGCAGCAGTTGCGCCGATCGCAGCACATATACTTCGCGAAACCTTTGGTGAATCTGGCAGCAACACAATTATTGTTGGATACGATCGCCGTTTCATGTCCGATGCTTTCGCCAAACGCACCGCCGAAGCCATTGCCGCGATCGGATTTGATGTCTTACTTGCCGAAGAATTTGCACCAACACCTGCTTTTAGCTGGGCAGCCTATGATCGCAAAGCTTTGGGCGCATTGGTAATTACCGCTAGCCATAACCCTGCCAACTATTCGGGATTAAAAATCAAGGGTGCATTTGGTGGCTCAGTATCGCCCGATGTGACTGCAAAAGTTGAAGAAATCTTAGAACGTGGGGACTTTGTTTACGAAAATCCTAAAAAGGGGAAAATCGAAACTTTTGATGCATGGACAAGCTATTGCCAAGCTTTACGGAGCAAAGTGAATATCGAGGCGATCAAAGAGGCGATCGCTATGGGAAAGTTAACCATCTTTGCAGACGTGATGCATGGAACCGCCGCAGGTGGTTTAGCGAAAGTTTTAGAATTGCCATCCACAACCCAAGCCAGTCTTATTGAAATCAACAGTGATACCGATCCTCTCTTTGGTGGTGGCGCACCCGAACCACTCCCCCGCTATATTGCCGAGCTATTCCGTCAAGTCAAAACCTATCATCATGACCATCCCGAAAAAACTCTAGTAGGATTTGTGTTTGATGGGGATGCCGATCGCATTGCGGCTGTGGATAGCGAAGGTAATTTTCTGAGTTCTCAAATCCTGATTCCGATCTTGCTAGAACATCTTGCTAAGTATCGCGGATTTAAAGGAGAACTGATTAAAACGATCAGTGGCTCTGACTTAATGCCCAAAGTCGCCGCTCTTTTCGATCTGACCGTTTACGAAACTCCTGTTGGCTACAAGTATATTGCCGAAAGAATGCTTTCAGGAATTCCTTGTCTATTGGGTGGCGAAGAGTCGGGCGGTATCGGCTATGGCAATCATATTCCTGAGCGTGATGCTTTGCTTTCGGCTTTGTATGTGCTAGAGGCGATCGCACAATCAGACAAAGATTTGAGCGTTCTGTACAGCGATTTGCAAAAGCAAACTAATTTTGTCTCCCATTACGATCGCATTGATAAAAAGCTATCTGGTATGGCAGCGCGTGAGAAGCTCGTCTCTACTCTTCAGCAATTCTCTCTGACCGAAATCGCTGGACGGAAAGTAATCGATGCTAAGTCTCCCGATGGATTTAAGTTCCGTTTAGACGATGGAAGTTGGCTTTTAATTCGTTTTAGCGGCACTGAGCCTTTGTTGCGCCTCTATTGCGAAGCATCAACGCCTGAGCTTGTGCATAAAACTCTCAACTGGATTTCCAATTGGGCAGAACAATTCAATTAA
- a CDS encoding FecR domain-containing protein, with product MQRWQLSKISGQILPLLFLSLVAIGLPSCSGYQPPKPFSSEAVPTEAIAEISEIRSYPVRVKYINATSSRPATIGVPLKVNESISTEDSSTAQVTLRSGAIIRIGGKSTLTLKPQNQVEFTSGRLLAWAAKDLKSPAQVQTPFGEISSNDGTVYLEIPDKASEERRVIALDGTVTVLLKSTSEIVTLGKGEEIRIQADGKASAPKRIDKESIDKRIANNSLIFGFSSQLASLPQISSEFGVTASFKEAKTIEFRRSDLPKTSENKNRNKVTYTSGTANSDRNDRREDPPDNKQRDQTAAKNDPTATPEVKPTSPAPTNNPIEPARTNDPTPAPVTTNTVATPVEPPPSQPAPLEPPPQPVQPEIPAPAPITPAPKP from the coding sequence ATGCAGCGTTGGCAGTTATCTAAAATATCTGGGCAAATTTTGCCACTTTTGTTCCTATCTCTAGTAGCCATAGGGCTACCTAGTTGTTCAGGTTATCAGCCTCCTAAACCGTTTAGTTCTGAGGCTGTACCAACAGAGGCGATCGCCGAAATTAGTGAAATCCGCAGCTATCCTGTGCGTGTTAAGTATATCAATGCCACATCCTCCAGACCTGCGACTATTGGTGTGCCACTTAAGGTTAATGAAAGTATTAGCACCGAGGACTCCTCAACTGCTCAAGTGACATTACGCAGTGGTGCAATTATCAGAATTGGTGGAAAATCGACTTTAACCCTCAAGCCGCAAAACCAAGTTGAATTTACCTCTGGGCGCTTATTAGCTTGGGCAGCTAAAGATCTCAAATCTCCAGCCCAAGTCCAAACACCCTTTGGCGAAATTTCAAGTAATGATGGCACTGTATATCTAGAAATTCCCGACAAGGCTTCTGAAGAGCGTCGAGTGATTGCTCTCGATGGCACTGTTACGGTTTTGCTAAAAAGCACATCAGAGATTGTTACCCTTGGCAAAGGTGAAGAAATTAGAATCCAAGCTGATGGCAAAGCTTCTGCACCAAAACGCATTGACAAAGAAAGTATTGACAAGCGGATTGCCAATAACTCACTAATTTTTGGATTTAGCTCTCAGTTAGCAAGCTTGCCTCAAATTAGCTCTGAATTTGGTGTGACAGCATCGTTTAAAGAAGCGAAGACAATCGAGTTTCGCCGTTCTGACTTACCCAAGACTAGTGAAAACAAGAATCGGAATAAAGTTACTTATACTTCAGGCACTGCAAATAGCGATCGCAATGATCGACGTGAAGATCCACCTGATAACAAGCAAAGAGACCAAACAGCTGCTAAGAATGACCCTACAGCCACTCCAGAAGTAAAACCAACCAGTCCAGCTCCTACTAACAATCCGATAGAACCAGCTAGGACAAATGATCCGACTCCGGCTCCTGTAACTACCAATACTGTGGCGACACCAGTAGAACCGCCACCATCCCAGCCCGCTCCTCTAGAGCCACCACCACAGCCAGTTCAACCCGAGATACCTGCCCCTGCCCCCATAACTCCAGCACCAAAACCATAA
- a CDS encoding glutamyl-tRNA amidotransferase: MQMIDFAVNGTLMRGLELNGNLQKVGAIFVREEVTAPIYRLWTISDRHPAMLRVSENGHAIALEIWSVTPDALGAILLSEPAGLCIGKIVLSDGQEVLGVLGEPFLCEGQKEITSYGGWRAYTAKR; this comes from the coding sequence ATGCAGATGATTGATTTTGCCGTAAATGGAACTTTAATGCGAGGGCTAGAGTTAAATGGTAACTTGCAGAAGGTTGGTGCGATATTTGTCAGAGAAGAAGTAACTGCGCCTATCTATCGGCTTTGGACGATCTCAGATCGCCATCCTGCGATGCTACGAGTTAGCGAAAATGGTCATGCGATCGCCTTGGAGATCTGGTCAGTTACTCCTGATGCTTTGGGTGCAATTTTATTGTCTGAGCCTGCTGGTCTATGTATTGGCAAAATTGTTTTGTCTGATGGACAAGAGGTTTTAGGCGTTCTCGGCGAACCATTTTTATGTGAAGGTCAAAAGGAAATTACTTCCTATGGTGGTTGGCGAGCTTACACCGCAAAGCGTTAA
- a CDS encoding CocE/NonD family hydrolase, with product MPPKITAFHSQVNVQRQVKIPMRDRINLTADIYRPKKVDSTLPVLLMRLPYGRAIASTCTYAHPSWYASQGYIVVIQDVRGCGTSEGEFYPFRNEYDDGYDTVEWCAKELEGSSGKVGMYGFSYQGVTQFQAAVQQPEGLITICPTMATADLYHGWFYFGGALCLDFDLGWALQLAQNRAWYLKQEPQATNLFDAQKQMSKWLATTPLSEIELFKNESFGDFGEFFFDWIGNQQADDDYWQKLNPLSYFDRYDLPALHIAGWADIFIEATINTYHQAKAATQKPQHLVVAPWQHMPWLPKVGEIDFGEAAVSKIDQLQVDWFDFWLKGIENGICDRAPVQMFLMGKNHWLDLPEFPKDTRTKIFYLSSQKQLSDELRITNYELPDIFVYDPRNPNPATPYGFYDQRHVHHRWDVLVYESSELDQEIAIAGIPEFILYAATTAPDTDWVIKLLDIYPDGKQMLVSMGVLRAKFRKSWTEPEWIESDVVNEYHIKLRPTCQSFAQGHRIGVAIASSAFPAIERHSNTQKLPSEATVSDLVEATQQIFYDVEYPSHLQLPIK from the coding sequence ATGCCTCCTAAAATAACTGCATTCCATTCTCAAGTTAATGTCCAGCGCCAAGTCAAAATCCCCATGCGCGATCGCATTAATTTGACCGCTGATATTTATCGACCCAAAAAAGTTGATAGTACTTTACCAGTACTATTGATGCGCTTACCCTATGGTCGGGCGATCGCATCGACTTGCACCTATGCGCATCCGAGTTGGTATGCCAGCCAAGGTTATATTGTAGTTATCCAAGATGTACGCGGTTGTGGTACTTCTGAGGGTGAGTTCTATCCATTTCGTAATGAATATGATGATGGATATGACACAGTGGAATGGTGTGCAAAAGAACTAGAAGGCAGTAGCGGTAAGGTGGGAATGTATGGATTTTCCTATCAGGGGGTGACCCAATTTCAAGCTGCTGTGCAACAGCCTGAAGGGCTAATTACAATTTGTCCGACTATGGCAACGGCGGATTTATATCATGGTTGGTTTTATTTTGGTGGTGCACTTTGTCTAGATTTTGACTTGGGCTGGGCTTTGCAATTGGCGCAAAATCGAGCATGGTATTTAAAACAAGAGCCTCAAGCCACGAACCTTTTTGATGCCCAAAAGCAAATGTCTAAATGGCTAGCTACTACGCCACTAAGTGAAATAGAACTATTTAAGAATGAATCCTTTGGAGATTTTGGTGAATTCTTTTTTGATTGGATTGGGAATCAGCAAGCTGATGATGATTATTGGCAAAAGCTAAATCCTCTGAGTTATTTCGATCGCTATGATTTACCTGCATTACATATTGCTGGATGGGCAGATATTTTTATTGAGGCAACGATTAACACATATCATCAAGCTAAAGCCGCAACGCAGAAGCCACAGCATTTAGTGGTTGCCCCTTGGCAGCATATGCCTTGGCTGCCGAAAGTAGGCGAGATTGATTTTGGCGAAGCTGCTGTTTCTAAAATTGATCAATTACAGGTTGATTGGTTTGATTTTTGGTTAAAAGGAATTGAGAATGGAATCTGCGATCGCGCTCCTGTGCAGATGTTCTTGATGGGCAAAAATCACTGGCTAGATTTACCAGAATTCCCCAAAGATACTCGTACAAAAATATTCTATCTCTCTTCCCAAAAACAACTGAGTGACGAATTACGAATTACGAATTACGAATTACCAGACATCTTCGTTTACGATCCTCGTAATCCTAACCCTGCTACACCCTATGGATTTTACGATCAGCGTCATGTGCATCATCGTTGGGATGTATTAGTTTATGAGAGTTCAGAATTGGATCAAGAGATCGCGATCGCAGGTATTCCCGAATTTATTCTTTATGCAGCTACTACTGCCCCTGATACTGATTGGGTAATTAAACTCTTAGATATTTATCCCGATGGTAAGCAAATGCTGGTGTCGATGGGTGTGTTACGAGCGAAGTTCCGTAAATCATGGACTGAGCCTGAATGGATTGAATCTGATGTGGTAAATGAATATCATATTAAATTGCGTCCAACCTGTCAGAGCTTCGCTCAAGGCCATCGCATTGGCGTAGCGATCGCAAGTTCGGCTTTTCCTGCGATCGAGCGTCATTCTAATACGCAGAAATTGCCATCTGAAGCAACTGTCAGTGATTTAGTAGAAGCAACACAGCAAATTTTTTATGATGTTGAATATCCTTCCCATTTACAACTACCAATCAAATAA
- a CDS encoding type II toxin-antitoxin system HicB family antitoxin, whose protein sequence is MLTTFTANYTKIDSGYMGQLIEWQEVITEGDTLELCRESLLDALQQMIAAYKQQSKEIPTGKSLLEQIPVEVSNYS, encoded by the coding sequence ATGCTAACTACATTCACAGCGAATTATACAAAAATTGACTCAGGTTATATGGGGCAGCTTATAGAATGGCAAGAAGTAATTACAGAGGGAGATACTCTTGAGCTATGTCGTGAATCCCTCCTAGATGCCTTACAGCAAATGATTGCGGCTTATAAGCAACAAAGTAAAGAGATTCCTACGGGTAAATCTTTGCTGGAGCAGATTCCTGTGGAAGTATCGAATTACAGCTAA